The Gadus macrocephalus chromosome 3, ASM3116895v1 DNA segment GCCCATTATTGAGCAAACACTGTTCTAGAAACAGCCATCGTTACCtagcatttttaaaacaaaggGCAGGTCAAATAGGAAATGTTGATTGGCGATTAAGTTTGGAAACGTTGGCCTGTCCCACTGCAGCACTGGACAGGAGTGTGGGAGTGTATTCATCCCAGCAACTCCCTGCCCAGGGGGGCTGGCTCACCGACCGGCCGTTGGTCCTGTGGTCTGCCTGCTCCAAAGAGCTGTACCATAATGTCATTGTACATGCATCACCTCTCTCTGCCCTTCTCTCCTGGGGTCAACCTATCATGCCTGTGAGTTCAGCATGGTGTCAGGGTGCCTACATAGACTCAGCGTACTCTCACCTCACAcgttctcctccatgttgagtTCTGCGTGGAATGCGAATACGCGGGCGTTTCTAATGACTGATCTTGCCCTTGGCTGACATGGACGGCCGGCTCATGGTGAACAGAGATAAAGACGGAGAAAAAGACACAACGCGAACCAGCACTTATTTCAAAGTTCAAGATAATTTATTCAACATCTCATGGTCTTCAACATTCAGGAGTACAACATCAAGAAAGATCTAGTCGGACAAATCAGAACCTGCAGAACAGAGTGGAGAGCAGCTGCCTGCTCCATCAGGTGGGGGAAGAGGTGGAGCACAGCAACTGTGCTCGAcctggtagagggagagaggtggagcagAGTCGTCTgtgctccacctctctctccacctgccaGCCCAGCATCTCCAGGGTGGAGCAGAGCCATCTGCTTCATCaggtggggagagaggtggagcacAGCTGTCTGCTCCATCGGATGTGGAGCTAGGTGGAGAACAGCTGTCTGCTCCATCGGATGTGGAGCTAGGTGGAGAACAGCTGTCTGCTCCATCGGGTGGTGAGCTAGGTGGAGAACAGCTGCCTGCTCCATCAGGTGTGGAGCTAGGTGGAGAACAGCTGTCTGCTCCATCGGGTGGTGAGCTAGGTGGAGAACAGCCATTTGCTCCGTCGGATGAGCTAGAGTCTGCTGAGGTTGTGATGAGTGGAGGACATGAAGACGATACAGAAGGAGTTCAGAAGGTTCTGGAAGGGAGGATGATCATCAGAGgttctggggagagagagagagagagagagagagagagagagagagagagagaggggggggacagtgGAGCTGAGACCAAGCTTCTTCACAGAGTAGTCATCTAGCACACTACACCATGTGCTCACAAGAAaaaacacctggacacacaagcagtagtattagtaatTGGATTAGTATAAGTAGCATAAGTATAACAagtgttagtagtagtagtattagaaTGAGTTGTATAGTAATTATTATTAGTACTAGTAGAAGTAGCATTGGTagtagggtgtgtgtttgttagtgtgtgtatatgtgttttttGCATTTGGcatctgtgtgtccgtgtacacatgtgtgtttgtttgtgcacctgtatgtgtgtatgtgtacttgtGTTTGCATCCGTTtatttttgtgagtgtgtgtttttgtgggcgtgtgtttgtgtgtgtgtgtgtgcgtgtgtgtgtgtgtgtgtgtgtgtgtgtgtgtgtgtgtgtgtgtgtgtgtgtgtgtgtgtgtgtgtgtgtgtgtgtgtgtgtgtgtgtgtgtgtgtgtgattttcgtacatgtgtgtgtatgtttgtgcactTATGTCTGTACCATTGTCAGCTGACTAAGAACGTCTTCCAAAGAGAGATCTGAGCCTTGATgtgagggggcggagtcagtcCTGATCGACAGTTCTGTCCGGCCAATATCATCCACACTGTGGGCGGGACATCAATATCAATACAGAAACACCCAGTACTGATACTCCCCTAGACCCAGTACTGATACTGTAACCTACACCCAGTACTGATTCTGTAACCTAGACCCAGTACTGATACTGTAACCTAGACCCAGTACTGATACTGTAACCTAGACCCAGTACTGATACTGTAACCTGGACCCAGTACTGATACTGTAACCTGGACCCAGTACTGATACTCCCCTAGACCCAGTAGGTCTTATCTTATACATCATATTTCCAATACAACACCAACAGTGTGTGCTACTTCAGTAATTCATTTGTTAGAGAAGAGTTTGAGGGAAGATGGTGCTTGATTGGTTAGCTTCGATGCTTAAAAATTGATCTGCAAGCGTGAAATGAGTTCCGTCTGGATGTCCAGGGACGTCTGTCACTCCAACATTCTAATAccatattgttgttgttcttgtctAGTCACCTGACTCTATTGCTCATAACTTAGTATAAgttacaataataacaattattattaaacgTATTCTACTGAGTTCTATCATAATATCTTGGAGAAGGTTGCCTTTAGTTataaggttagagatggttagttgaggtgttaggttagagatTTTTAAGTTGAGGTATAGGCTAGATATGGTTAGCTAAGGTTGGAGGTGGTTATCGTAACTAGGTCCGTGCTGCACTCCATTTGGGTGACTATAAGGGTGGTCATGTTTGAACTGTTTTATTTTAGAGTTTGAAGAGGATGATGCATGTGCTGGTGCTCCATGCAGGAGATGTCTCCCTGAGTGTCTCTGGGGATGACTGGTGGTTTAACCTCTGCACACTCTTTACTCAATGTGCAGGTGTTCACTGAGCATCTCTAACCAAGTACTTTAATGCTCAGCTTAGTTGGTTTTTTAGAGGAGGCTAAGTTCAGTTACGTTAGAGATGGTAATTTGGTTAGTAGCTTAGATATGATTGGTTAGTTAGTAGGTTAGAGATTGTGAACGACTTagtaggttagagatggtggtTAGTTACTAGGTTAAAGATGGGGATTTAGTTAGTAGGGTAGAGGTGGTCGGTTAGTTAGTAGGTTAGAGATGATGTGTTAATGAGTAGGTTAGATATGGTGGTTGGTTAGTAGGTTAGATAGGGTGGGTTGGTTAGTAGGCTAGAGATGGTGGGTTAGTTAGTAGGTTAGCGGTTGTGGGTTAATAAGTAGGAGATGGTCAGGCgctcacctcctcttccctgcGAGGACAGAGTTGAGGTATTTCTTGGCGGCCATCTGCTTGCGGAAGCGGCTGTAGTTATCAGTGAACACGGCGTCCGAGTGGCGCTTCACCGGCAGCTGACCCTCCATCACAtcaccgctacacacacacacacacacacacacacacacacacacacacacacacacacacacacacacacacacacacacacacacacacacacacacacacacacacacacacacacacacacacacacacacactcacacacacacacaggagtgttATGGTCCcatgttcacgcaacgcaaggaccacgcagacgcttcggcGCAGTCGTGAACCTCTTTGAGTAGAGTTGAGTAGAGTCGGCTTTTAGTGAgcgggccaatcacagcccttgcttctgcgtcgcctcgacggaaggttacagTTTTGGGAGGCACTCGTCAAGCCCTTGCGggggacgcaaggagggtccgcaaggacgtaaggggtccgtaaccccttGCATTGTGTGAActtgggaccataatcagccctttagaaGGGTTGGtcgggttagtagggttagtgttgGTAAGTTAGGGACCTACTTGACTCGTTTGGAGATCAGAGACTCCAGGTAGTCTTTAGCTGACAGCTGACCCAGCAGCTTGCTGTAGCCACTGGTGAACAGGCCGTCTGCATGCCTggtagacctacacacacacacacacacacacacacacacacacacacacacacacacacacacacacacacacacacacacacacacacacacacacacacactcacacacacacacacacagacacacacacacacacacacacacacacacacacacacacacacacacacacacacacacacacacacacacacacacacacacacacacacacacacacacacacacacacacacacacacacacatacaccatagTCTAAGTAACTCACCTTTTTGAGAAACATACACAAccattttataaaatatattttataaatgaCCTTTATtattatagtagtagtagcatccttctttcttttttctctctaaccctctctctttctatctctctctttctggatgtctctctctctctatctctcagtatctctgtgtctgtgtgtgtgtgtgtctctctcactttcactctccctctctctgtctgtgtgtgtatgtgtgtgtgtgtgtgtgtgtgtgtgtgtgtgtgtgtgtgtgtgtgtgtgtgtgtgtgtgtgtgtgtgtgtgtgtgtgtgtgtgtgtgtgtgtgtgtgtgtgtgtgtgtgtgtgtgtgtgtgtgtgtgtgtgtctctctcactcttacgctctctctctctttgtgtctctgtgtatatgtgtgtctccctctcgctcttacACTCTCgctctgtttgtgtctctgtgtgggtgtctctctctctctctctctctctctctctctctctctctctctctctctctcactctctctccctgtatgtCAGTGTCTCTCTACCTGGTCAGGTCATACAGTAGATCCAAGTCCTCCTGAAGTCCGTGGTTCCAGTCTCCGTCGTTGGTGTCCAGACTTCCAGACCTTCAGATAAAGCAGTTAGACCGTTGCAGTTAGACCTATTTACTACTCCAGGCAGTGGCCAGGCTTAGTCcatatagtttatatatagTAAGCTATAGTTATACAAATACTTATTCTACAACTCAATCAAATGGTGTTTCAAAAAATATGTAACGTTTTAAATTATACACTttcaaaatatttaaatataattcaGTCTTATCTTGATCTAAATAATAAAACTGTACATATATATGAcatattttaatgcttttttaaTGCGTTTGGTTAGTAGTGAGGATCGCTACCTGGAGGCGAAGGCAGCTAACGGCAAACTTGCAGCTACCGGGGCGCTAACAACTACGAGCATCACGAAGAGGTTCAGCCTGTTCATCTACAAGACAAACATACATTCATAAttaacatatatgtatatatatatatatatatatatatatatatatatatatatacaatacacatatatacagatataaaacatatatattccacacatatgcatatataaatatatataaccaaataaacataaacaatacacatatacatataaaatataaatatacatatattacgGCATAGACATATTCttacaataaacaaaacaccTATAAACATATTTAATGCACATTTATacctacatatacatacatacatctgcAACACACTCCTGAATATACATACATAAGACATTTATAATTCTACAACACACACTCCTCAATATACATGCATAATACATGTatcaatatataataaatataaaaaatacgcAATActaaatgcacacatacatacatacatgtactaTTAATACACATTCAGATCTTAAATTTCTATGAAGATACTTGCAGACATATTGGTATGTTTTGTTTAGTCTGTCTCATCAAGAAACCTATATGTAAGTAGCTAACCCATCAATACAACACAAATAACCTATATATAAGTAACTAACCCTCACACAAAAAGCCTAAGTAGCTAACccatcaatacaatacaaaaagcCTGCATTTAAATAACTAACCCATCAATATCTTACAAAAAGTCTATATTAAAGTAACTAACAAATCAATACAATGCAAAAGCCTGTGTTTAAGTAACAATCACatcaatacaaaacaaaagccTGTGTTTAAGTACCTAACCTATCAATACAATACCAAAAGCCTATATTTAAGTGACTAACCTATCAGTACAAAACAAAAGCCTGTGTTTAAGTACCTAACCTATCAATACAATATCAAAAGCCTATATTTAAGTGACTAACCTATCAGTACAATACAAAAGCTTGTGTTTAAGTACCTATCCTATCAATACAACACAAAAAGCCTATACCTAAATAACCTACccatcaatacaatacaaaaaggatatatttatgtatccaaaccaacaatacaacacaaaagGACTTTGTTTAAGTAACCAACCCATCAATACAACACAAAAAGCCTGTATTTAAATAAGTAAACCACCAATAAATCTATGTGTAGTTTACATTCGTTGATGTGCAAATAGTTGAAGTCCACTTACAACAGCAGGTCTAGAGGCTTCAGGTCTATAGATCTAGAGGTTTCAGGTCTAGAGGTCTGGAGGCTCCGAGTCTAGCAGCTTCAGGTTTATAGATCTACAGGTTTCAGGTCTAGAAGTCTAGATGCTTCAGGTCCGTGATGCTGGAACGCTGTCCTTCCAAACGATCGCTCTGACAGCATTCCCATCCCACGGCTTTTAACCCAGAGCCCGGGCATGACACGCGTGCGGTGGTCCTGCTGCCTGACGTCATGCAGAACAACAGACGCTCCACCTCAGCTTTACAAGTCAGAGAATCAGAGGCGTCGGGAGCCACGTACTATTCGACTCACTCCTGGGATTTTATTCAATTATAAAACATGTTCTGGTCATTTGCAGCTAGAAGATCATTTCCCGCTATAACGACTAGCCTGTTCCTCTGGGTGGGCCCCCCTGCCTGTCAGCCAGATCTCTATCATATCACCTAAAATAACCATCTCTAAACTCATACCtaacctaaccatctctaaactCATACCTCAACTTActatctctaacctaatacctaaaacAACCATCTCTCAAGTACCTatcctaaccatctctaacctaaaaCCTAGAATAACCATCTCTAAACTCATACCtaacctaaccatctctaagCTAATACCTCAACTTACCATCagtaacctaatacctaaactaaccatctttAACCTCATACCTTAAATAACCATCTCCAACCTCATTCCTAAACTAACTATCTCTAACCTCATACCTAAACCAATCATCTCTAATCTAATACCAAAACTAACCTTGTCTAAACTTATAGCTAAACTTAACCATCTGTAATCTAATAATTAAACTGCCTAGTGCCTATAGTCACACTCTCCAAAACACACCAGCCATCCAGTCACACTCTCCAAAACCAACCAGCCATCCAGTCACACTCACCACAACACACCAGGCATCCAGTCACTACAATAAACCAGCCATCCAGTCACATTCACCAGGCATCCGGTCAAACTCACCACAACACACCAGGCATCCAGTCACTACAATAAACCAGGCGTCCAGTCACACTCACCACAACACACCAGGCATTCAATAACTACAATAAACCAGGCATTCAGTCACACTCACCACAACACACCAGGGATACAGTCACAGTAACTACAATAAaccaggcatccagtcacacTCACCACAACACACCAGGGATACAGTCACAGTAACTACATAAaccaggcatccagtcacagTCACAACAACACATCAGGCATCCAGCCACAGTCACAGTGAATTAGACAGGCTGTGTGCACAGAAAACATGCAGGCAACCGCTAACCTCATGCctcagcagcagctgctggctAGTCTGGTCTCAGGTACCAGCTGTTCACCTGAGACCAAAAACTTGGCATTCTAACCTAATGCCCAAACCATGCATATCTAACCTCATACCTAACCTCACCTTCTCTAACTTGGTACCCGTTGATAGTGTAAAAGTGTTTTCATGAAGACATTTTACTGAACAAAACCAGTCGGAACCAGGGCCAGTATGGTTTGGGTCGGGTGGACAGAgctgttgtcatggagacgATTTGAAAACAAAACACTTTGGAGCCAAAGGAGAAGTCTGCACAGGAAGTGGAGGCAGTGGTTTCCTGTTGGTGGCCAGTTAGTGGGATGATCAGTCTGATGAACAGCAGATGTGGGTCtctctggggggtggaggggaattATCCTTGGCAGAGACCCGGGCAAGGTGCCTTCATCTCCCTGAAGACGTACATCACTTCCTGCTGCGGCGCATTAAGGCTCCAGACCGCCGCACTCAGCTTCCTGTAAACACACCCAGGACCTGTCTGACATCACCCTAACCTccagacctgtctgtctgtcatcgcCCTAACCTccggacctgtctgtctgtcatcatCAACCTAACCAtcagacctgtctgtctgtcatcgcCCTAACAATCAGCCCTGTAGTAAGATTTAAGATCTGTTATTTGTACAATCACAGTCTGCAACACTTTGGGGTATCAGAGAGGGTGGGGTCGTTGTTTTGGTTGGTTTCAAAATCttcctctcttctgctctccttttataactcttttttcttttttacagcaGCTTTTAAACTGATTTAAAACAGAATGCAAACTACTTGAGCATTAACGTTGTTGTAAACAGTGTTCACAGTGTTAACCACCACATCATATTTGAAGTGGGGTCAGGGCATCATGTCAGTGTCGTCACTAGGGGCGACGAGGGATGAGTAATTGAATCTGAGCGCTGCTCCACGTAAATCTCCCTCAGCTTCTGGTGGCAAATGTCCAATTTTCTGCTTGCTTGGAGTTTGTAATTTAATTAAAAGCACAGGGAGATGCTCAGTCTCTTGTCATCCGATGAGCACTGTTGTCCATGTAGTACTGTGGGATTACTTTAGTACTGTATTACTGCGGTAGTTATgtggtagtactgtagtactgtgGCGTTACTGTGGTAGTACTGTGTTATTACTATAGTAGTACTGTGGTAGTACTGTTGTATTACTATAGTAGTACTGTGGTATCAGTTTGGTAGTACTGTGGTAGTAGTGTGGGATTACTTTAGTATTAATGTTGTACTGTGGTATTACAGTGGAAGTACTGTGGTAGTACTGTGGTAATACTGTGGTATTACTATGGTAGTATTGTGGAAGTACTGTGGTTGTTCTGTGGTAGTACAGTGGTTCTGTACTACTGTGGTAGTACATTGGTAGTACCTTGGTACTATGATACTGTGGTAACCTctttgtgtgggtgagtgtgtttgtttgtgtgtgtgtgtgtgtgtgtgtgtgtgtgtgtgtgtgtgtgtgtgtgtgtgtgtgtgtgtgtgtgtgtgtgtgtgtgtgtgtgtgtgtgtgtgtgtgtgtgtgtgtgtgtgtgtttgtgtgtgcctaaCCTAATGTTCTAACTGAATGGATTAGAACCTAACCTTATGTTGAACCAAATGGATTAGAACCGTACCTATTAATGTTTAACAGAATAGGTTGTAACCAAACCTAATGTTCTAACTAAATGGGTTAGAACCTAACCTAATGTTCTAAATGGTTTAGAACCTAACCTAATGTTCTAACTAAATGGGTTAGAACCTAACCTAATGTTGTAAATGGTTTAGAACCTAACctaatgttctaaataaatagGTTAGAACGTAACCTTGTGTTGAACCAAATGTTCAACCTAATCTTATGTTGAACCGCTGCTTCTTGTGTGATTAATGAAAATATGTTCTAATGTCGTTGGGAATATTAAGATGTAGAATGGTGTATCGGAACAAAACAACGTTTTTTTGGGGTAATGTGGGATAATTGAAGCCCCTGAGTCatgtctgtgtatttatatatatacatatatggatatatatacaaggttgtatgtatatatatatatatatatatatatatatatatatatatatatgctaccGATCAAAAATTTGGAGTCACTTAGacgtttttttcaatgaaataacattaaattaatcagaaatacagtctTGACATTGTTAACGTGGTAAATTACTATTCTAGCTGGAAACGGACGATTTTTAACGGAATATCTTCATAGGTGTACCgaggcccatttccagcaaccatgactcctgtgttctaatggtCGATGTTTAGAtaatcgtgttaaaaggctaGTTGATGGTTTGAAAACCCTTGtgcaactagaaaatgcatttcctgcagaaaatgcggtgagtgctgtagtacaaagtgaggttgaaaatattttttaaaagaaCCACAttattaagacataaagaaacgttaaatggcttaaatcaagtgaaaggattaatttgaacaaaagttcaaaagtctaaatggagtaaacaatgtaaacatgcacaccatttaagaaaaagtgtctttaagagaatagcgagccggtgcgtgattaaaagtagctcaaTAGAGTGGGAAGAACCGCCCAATCttgcaacactgcctgaacgtcctccaaaagtagcccaatctgGCGGGGGaaaacgcccaatctggcaaaaCTGCTACACAGCAGCGCTCAGATTCAATTACTCATCCCTCGTCGCCCCTAGGGACGACACTGACATGATGCCCTGACCCCACTTCAAATGCGATGTGGTGGTTAACACTGTGAACACTGTTTACAACAATGTTAATGTTCCAGTAGTTTGCATTCTGTTTTAAATCAGTTTAAAGCTCAATAGAATGGGAAAAAccgaccaatctggcaacactgcctgaacgtcctccaaaagtagcgCGATCTGGCGGGAAaaaacgcccaatctggcaacactgctgaacgtcaacatgctccagcgtcaacgtaaatcaatgagaccaactgaaaatgaAGCCgatatgaaactaaaactgtgattctgaatgaagtttaaatgatattccgtttggatattattgacgacacaagtgtgtagatttgttaaatagtTTGAACGAAGGTAATTGGTTGAAATTTGACagagttacgatgtcttaagtcatttaagtgtcagaatgggcagacggcttcaatgggaccaactGTAGAATGTGACggttgaaactaaaactgtgattcagGAGAACATTTTTATgattttgaaattccgtttCGATACAACGAAgataaatggttgaaaattgatttaactacgtgacgttaccatttatcttcgttcaaaccatttaacaaatctaaacagaattttgatataatttaaactttcttcagaatcacagttttagtttcaaaccgtgatattctacagttggtcccaaagaagccgtctgcccattctgtCACTTAAATGACTTAAGAAATCATAACTCGGTCagatttcaaccgtttaccttagttcaaaccatttaacaaatctataACAATTCATTTagcagattcttcagttcaattcattttacatttctgcatttttagcaatgctttgcgcttttcattcagcggtCACttcatttgtttccaaccatttgcattttcttaaatggtgtgcatagGCGTCGATAACGCCGGGGGGGCTGTGGACGtgtccccaccagatttcgtcaagaTTAATTTTGTACGCACCACTTCcgctatataaaaataaataa contains these protein-coding regions:
- the LOC132454524 gene encoding VIP peptides-like, which produces MNRLNLFVMLVVVSAPVAASLPLAAFASRSGSLDTNDGDWNHGLQEDLDLLYDLTRSTRHADGLFTSGYSKLLGQLSAKDYLESLISKRVNGDVMEGQLPVKRHSDAVFTDNYSRFRKQMAAKKYLNSVLAGKRSVDDIGRTELSIRTDSAPSHQGSDLSLEDVLSQLTMNL